The DNA segment CTGCAGGGCAGGGACGGGTCTCCCTGACCCTCGGGTTGCCTACTTCCCAGTCACCTACCAGGCGGGGCGTCACCTGCTGCTGCAGCTGCTCCATCACCTCCTCGTGCTGCCGCTGGCGCTCGTTCTCCTGATGCAGGTACTTGAGCCGCGTGAGCTCGAACTCCATGCGCACTTTCTCCAGCTCCATCTCGGTGTTGCGCTCGGTCCGCGGGGTCTCCCGGGCGGCCGCAGCGGGGGACAGCTCCCCGAGTTCAGGTCCGTCGCCCGCCTGGCCCTTGGTGGTGGAGCTGGCCTTGGAGGACGGTGACTTGGGTGGCCCTGGGCAGCCTCCGTCCTCGGAAGCTTCCACCTCCTCCAGGTGGTCGTGGGAAGAGTCTGGCTTCGGGGACTCTGCCTCCTGGAGCAGTGAAGGGGCGATTCAGGGGACAGTGAAGAGTGGGCCTGGGGCTGTCCCTGTAAGGATCTAGGCTGAGTTCTACCCAGAGGTGCACTCACCCGGAGTTATAGGGAAGGGGAGGGCGCCCTGACACGAAGGAAGAGTGCCCTCAAGTTGCAAGGGGTGGCTTGAGGAGTTGAGGCAGAAGTCTCTTTTCCTGGTAACTTTCCCACCCCTACTCTATCTAACTTTGAGACAATTAGACACCCAGTCCT comes from the Zalophus californianus isolate mZalCal1 chromosome 8, mZalCal1.pri.v2, whole genome shotgun sequence genome and includes:
- the TMEM247 gene encoding transmembrane protein 247; translated protein: MMEARGAGESCPPFPKAVPDDLMSEGKSRASLEAESPKPDSSHDHLEEVEASEDGGCPGPPKSPSSKASSTTKGQAGDGPELGELSPAAAARETPRTERNTEMELEKVRMEFELTRLKYLHQENERQRQHEEVMEQLQQQVTPRLFSGGLQDLLLPQNQFAMFLYCFIFIHIIYVTKEMIFFLFSKHYLFCIAAILLCLIKTLWSYF